The following proteins come from a genomic window of Companilactobacillus pabuli:
- a CDS encoding ABC transporter substrate-binding protein translates to MSRNLKKIAIMIATVLLIVGSLPFMSLTAQAATAGNDKITIGTIKNTAAMPAVMAKDATDFSRNNINVDVKSFDSNKELNDAITNGDVNVAATDLVSYASLAKKNSTWKIVGTLPGYYGLVANKKYKKVKNLKGKTIAIDKKSGSKQYLKSILKKNKVKYSSVKVKQIDADSTRVDSLKSGDIDAAVLEDPSISNAKGNGAKVLNRQKTGKDNGQILIANKDFTKKNASSTQILVSVLNTEIKNINKVGGYGSAQAALRDFGISDKGAKYITDMSVTFKKVHKVKKSDFKKAFKYAKSQKLFKGKISYNKYTLKVKGVK, encoded by the coding sequence ATGTCACGTAATTTGAAGAAAATTGCTATCATGATTGCGACTGTCCTTTTGATTGTTGGATCATTGCCATTCATGAGTTTAACTGCTCAAGCTGCTACAGCTGGTAATGACAAAATTACTATCGGAACAATCAAGAATACTGCCGCAATGCCTGCTGTCATGGCTAAGGATGCTACTGATTTTAGTCGTAATAATATTAATGTTGATGTGAAATCATTTGATTCTAACAAGGAATTAAACGATGCTATCACTAATGGTGACGTTAATGTTGCCGCAACTGATTTAGTTAGTTATGCATCCCTTGCTAAGAAGAATTCTACTTGGAAGATTGTTGGTACTTTGCCTGGTTACTACGGTTTAGTTGCTAACAAGAAGTACAAGAAGGTTAAGAATCTCAAAGGCAAGACGATTGCTATCGACAAGAAGTCTGGTTCAAAACAATATCTCAAGAGTATTTTGAAGAAGAACAAAGTTAAGTACTCAAGCGTTAAGGTTAAGCAAATCGATGCTGATAGTACTCGTGTTGATTCTTTGAAGTCTGGCGATATTGACGCTGCCGTTTTGGAAGATCCTTCCATCAGCAATGCCAAGGGTAATGGTGCTAAAGTTTTGAACCGTCAAAAGACTGGTAAAGATAATGGTCAAATTTTGATTGCTAACAAGGACTTTACTAAGAAGAATGCTTCTTCAACACAAATTCTAGTTAGTGTTCTTAATACTGAAATTAAGAATATCAACAAAGTTGGTGGCTATGGTTCTGCTCAAGCTGCTTTGAGAGACTTTGGTATTAGTGATAAAGGTGCTAAGTATATTACTGATATGAGCGTTACTTTTAAGAAGGTTCATAAAGTTAAGAAATCTGACTTCAAGAAGGCTTTCAAGTATGCTAAGTCACAAAAGCTCTTTAAAGGTAAGATCAGTTACAACAAATACACTTTGAAAGTTAAGGGTGTTAAATAG
- a CDS encoding DUF3329 domain-containing protein: MQGWYFVIRNLVNSLYLKLKRNKWSLIILVAIFIFVLILNLKTLYIADDYVYHFFYQTSSPTEIAHQQKISTLLIPASMWNHYFLWNGRFVAHSIVQFFMQFNTKIPFDICNSLIFVVLIMMMNKFASKLSNKKAQAFVLPLIFAFAWFYLPFFGQSVLWVSGAGNYLWMSIIYLGFIIYNLKVREPNVQSFIGAAIIGFLAGASNENSGPAAILIVLLFMLKRFIETRKISLVTLTSVFFGGIGFLIMVLSPGSQKRGMMSRTWPVIHKNLENIYNLTFDNWKWLYLLVVVLTIVGIVLKRLSIDSCWSIVFFMIGHFAAVYAMSLSPEAPQRTFFGGIIFLGIALFIPVYALFSDVKLVLPILSVLTLVLFVRSYVPAYQDINQSYQVNKLQYQKILTAKNAGKNSVHVPILPVAKSTYNATYQTFTLDEPSDQLMNLWVAKYFDIGKVYGYHLK; encoded by the coding sequence TTGCAAGGGTGGTATTTTGTTATCAGAAATTTAGTGAACAGCTTATATTTGAAACTTAAACGTAACAAGTGGTCACTGATAATTCTTGTGGCCATTTTCATTTTTGTATTGATTTTGAATTTGAAGACTTTATATATCGCCGACGATTACGTCTATCATTTTTTCTATCAGACGTCATCGCCAACTGAAATTGCTCATCAACAAAAAATCTCCACATTGTTGATACCAGCTTCGATGTGGAATCATTATTTCCTTTGGAATGGGCGTTTCGTGGCGCATTCAATCGTGCAATTTTTCATGCAATTTAATACTAAGATTCCATTTGATATTTGTAATAGTTTGATTTTCGTAGTTTTAATTATGATGATGAACAAATTTGCCAGTAAATTGTCTAATAAGAAAGCTCAAGCTTTTGTTTTGCCACTGATTTTTGCCTTTGCTTGGTTTTATCTGCCGTTCTTCGGACAATCGGTCCTTTGGGTTTCAGGAGCAGGGAATTACTTGTGGATGAGTATTATTTACCTAGGCTTTATCATATACAATTTGAAAGTTCGAGAGCCTAATGTACAGTCATTTATTGGTGCGGCAATTATTGGTTTCTTAGCTGGAGCTAGTAATGAGAATTCGGGTCCAGCCGCAATTTTGATTGTCTTATTGTTCATGCTCAAACGTTTTATAGAGACTCGAAAAATCAGTTTAGTGACATTAACTAGTGTCTTTTTTGGTGGGATAGGTTTCTTGATCATGGTCTTATCCCCAGGCTCTCAAAAACGAGGCATGATGAGTCGGACTTGGCCAGTTATCCACAAGAATCTCGAAAACATTTATAATTTAACTTTTGATAATTGGAAATGGCTCTATTTATTAGTGGTTGTTTTGACAATTGTCGGAATAGTGTTGAAGAGATTATCAATCGATAGTTGTTGGTCGATAGTTTTCTTCATGATTGGACATTTTGCGGCCGTTTATGCGATGTCATTGTCTCCAGAAGCTCCCCAGAGAACGTTCTTTGGTGGAATCATCTTCTTAGGAATTGCCTTATTTATTCCTGTTTATGCATTGTTCAGCGATGTTAAATTAGTTTTACCAATTTTATCGGTTCTGACATTAGTCCTGTTTGTCAGAAGTTATGTACCGGCTTATCAAGATATCAATCAGAGTTATCAAGTAAATAAGCTGCAGTACCAAAAGATTCTTACTGCTAAAAACGCGGGTAAGAATAGTGTTCATGTACCAATCTTGCCAGTTGCGAAGAGTACTTACAACGCGACTTATCAGACATTTACTTTGGACGAGCCTTCAGATCAATTGATGAATCTTTGGGTGGCTAAGTACTTTGATATCGGTAAGGTCTATGGTTATCATCTCAAATAA
- a CDS encoding IS3 family transposase, with the protein MVESLTNKYKLTELLNKINLPRSTYYERLNKVKKPDKYAQLKEFITQTYYDSNSTYGYRRIWKRSLKAGFKNSPDTVRRLMGKLNLKVTIYSRHTSGYSSFKGNIGKKAPNILKQEFKETEPLKVLHTDVTQVRLQKGKWGYISAVLDQASGEILSYSVSSSPNELMIKDTLDKLKQNIDPSLNPILHSDQGWHYQLKYYRDILKEMNIKQSMSRKGNCHDNAPIESFFNLLKRECLYRYNILDLDQLKQLVDEYITWYNNDRISLKRKGLSPVEYREQSMIS; encoded by the coding sequence ATAGTTGAATCGTTAACTAATAAATACAAACTTACTGAACTATTAAACAAAATAAATTTACCAAGATCTACATATTATGAACGTCTCAATAAAGTCAAAAAGCCAGATAAATATGCCCAATTGAAGGAATTCATCACACAGACTTATTATGATTCAAACTCAACCTACGGTTATCGTAGAATCTGGAAGCGATCCCTCAAGGCCGGATTTAAAAACTCTCCAGATACCGTACGTCGGTTAATGGGTAAATTAAATTTGAAAGTAACTATTTATTCGCGTCATACATCTGGTTATAGTTCCTTTAAAGGTAATATTGGAAAGAAAGCTCCCAATATCTTAAAACAAGAGTTTAAGGAAACAGAGCCATTAAAAGTACTACATACAGATGTGACTCAAGTACGCTTGCAAAAAGGAAAATGGGGCTATATTTCCGCTGTCTTGGACCAAGCCAGCGGAGAAATATTATCTTATTCAGTAAGTTCAAGTCCAAACGAATTAATGATTAAAGATACACTTGATAAATTGAAACAAAATATAGATCCATCATTAAATCCAATCCTCCATTCAGATCAGGGATGGCATTATCAATTAAAGTACTACAGAGACATATTAAAAGAAATGAATATTAAGCAAAGCATGTCTCGTAAAGGTAATTGTCACGATAATGCCCCTATCGAGAGCTTCTTTAATCTGCTCAAAAGAGAGTGCCTTTACAGGTATAACATTCTTGATTTAGATCAGTTAAAGCAATTAGTTGATGAATATATTACTTGGTATAACAATGACCGAATTTCTTTAAAAAGAAAAGGATTGTCTCCTGTTGAATACAGGGAACAATCCATGATTTCTTAA
- a CDS encoding helix-turn-helix domain-containing protein: MTKYSSEFKVKLVNEYLEGQISILSLAKKYGIPSKSPIYNWVHEAEANGLSSLKNKRSHKEYSQDFKLSVIEYYKLHEISRLDTAIHFKISPSQVSSWIYIYNHHGVVGLRRRPRGRRPLMAKRKKKTHLSSSKEEKYKQEILDLKSKLHDTEMDRDILKALKALRENNHSSRKQK; this comes from the coding sequence ATGACCAAATACTCTTCAGAATTTAAAGTAAAATTGGTAAATGAATATTTAGAAGGACAAATATCGATACTTAGTTTAGCTAAAAAATATGGGATACCGAGTAAATCCCCTATTTATAATTGGGTACACGAAGCCGAAGCTAATGGATTGAGCTCTTTAAAGAATAAAAGATCTCATAAAGAATATTCTCAAGACTTTAAGTTATCCGTGATAGAATATTATAAATTACACGAGATCAGTCGTCTTGATACCGCAATTCATTTTAAAATATCACCTAGTCAAGTTAGTTCTTGGATTTATATATATAATCATCATGGTGTTGTGGGATTGAGGCGGCGTCCCAGAGGGAGACGCCCGCTAATGGCGAAAAGAAAGAAAAAAACTCATTTAAGTTCTTCAAAAGAAGAAAAATATAAACAAGAAATACTTGATTTAAAGTCAAAATTACATGATACAGAAATGGATCGTGATATTTTAAAAGCACTAAAGGCCTTGAGAGAAAACAATCACAGCTCGAGAAAGCAAAAATAG
- a CDS encoding acyltransferase, whose translation MKGKRIVYIDFIRVLAMFLVVLAHSCASRLEHGVGSVDWNVAHSLVIITEIAVPLFFMISGSTILNSPKTRSIRYLFKHRLPKILVPFIIWSIITAYFARQIDGTYTYHSFMQSILSMYHQPVIIAYWFIYPLISLYLLSPLLKAMVDSLSSTGLTYLLILWFFFMMIIPAIIPVLPSDIRVYFKAYSMSKIVFSSYLGYFLLGYKLSQEKHRKTNWLVGILLILILFTVNIEIGLIDNKSLWKILNIFSIGSVPFIAGLIFVILRSFENKYHHWFSKLIEILAPLTYGVYLIHGLVINLVEQWFGTSAYFTNFLLTSLISLVVIFILSKIPLIRKILL comes from the coding sequence GTGAAAGGAAAAAGAATCGTTTATATAGACTTCATTCGTGTTTTAGCAATGTTTCTAGTTGTTTTGGCTCATTCCTGCGCATCTAGGTTGGAACACGGCGTTGGTTCAGTCGATTGGAACGTTGCTCATTCATTAGTAATTATCACAGAAATAGCGGTACCGTTATTCTTTATGATCAGTGGCTCGACAATCTTGAATAGTCCTAAAACTCGAAGTATTCGTTATTTGTTCAAGCACCGTTTACCGAAAATCTTAGTACCATTTATAATTTGGTCGATTATCACGGCTTACTTTGCCCGACAAATTGATGGAACTTATACTTACCACAGTTTCATGCAATCAATTCTATCAATGTATCATCAACCGGTAATTATTGCTTATTGGTTTATTTATCCGCTAATTTCCCTATACTTACTGTCACCATTATTAAAAGCTATGGTTGATAGTTTAAGTAGTACTGGATTAACTTACTTGTTGATTTTGTGGTTTTTCTTCATGATGATTATTCCTGCAATTATTCCTGTTTTACCTTCTGACATCAGAGTTTATTTTAAAGCTTATAGTATGAGTAAAATTGTTTTCTCAAGTTATCTAGGCTACTTCTTACTAGGTTATAAACTCTCTCAAGAAAAACATCGTAAAACTAATTGGCTTGTGGGAATTCTACTAATTTTAATTTTGTTTACGGTAAATATTGAGATTGGTTTGATTGATAACAAAAGTCTATGGAAGATTTTGAATATTTTTTCTATCGGTTCAGTACCATTCATTGCCGGTTTGATTTTCGTTATTTTGCGTTCGTTTGAAAATAAGTATCATCATTGGTTCAGTAAATTGATTGAGATTCTTGCGCCATTAACGTATGGAGTGTACTTGATACACGGTTTAGTGATTAATTTAGTTGAACAATGGTTTGGAACTAGTGCCTACTTTACTAACTTCTTATTGACATCGTTGATTTCTCTAGTTGTGATATTTATTTTGAGCAAGATTCCTCTGATTAGGAAAATATTATTATAA
- a CDS encoding DUF6056 family protein: MIPSGDDYFWGGEQGAYLIRHMFYGPQAIYGGSSNGRYFGNTLEIFTMHSLPLAALSYGIFWTLLLWAIWRLAGKSITALLLSLTFVFTLQGAFINNVLAWNAGFVNYVPPMALVLSYLVIVDYGQKKILPWMFALLTLVLGYSAGLFTEALTLGQICLAVLVILYFRKQTKLYHITYLLGTIISAIVMFSHPGYRGKSTYRGTTFDPKVIWSWFSNVTHFWLITFNIVLLAAILLAILTLVLKSDFSMVKKISMSIISAAFLFYYAIANAVLSTIPKNDMYGYNSISLPISVTDTLVSLLLVIFIGYSIFTFYKTDAKMWLYYLMTGIIVGQLLFVSAPVNCRGYFLTYVFMYLIAMRFVIDAFSKIKLINWAIVIAVVAMGVSYQSMLYQNRQVNLERVSDPQFYNGKVELTKHVPYRQFVWSNDLMNQQNPTYWKNYLGK, encoded by the coding sequence ATGATTCCTTCTGGAGATGATTATTTCTGGGGTGGAGAACAAGGAGCTTATTTGATTCGTCATATGTTTTACGGACCACAGGCTATTTATGGAGGAAGTAGCAACGGTCGTTATTTTGGGAATACTTTGGAAATTTTCACAATGCATAGTTTGCCACTGGCAGCTTTGAGCTATGGGATATTTTGGACGTTGTTATTGTGGGCAATATGGAGATTAGCAGGTAAAAGTATTACTGCGTTGTTATTGTCATTAACTTTTGTTTTTACTTTGCAAGGGGCTTTTATCAATAATGTACTGGCTTGGAATGCCGGTTTCGTCAATTATGTGCCACCGATGGCCTTAGTATTGAGTTATTTAGTTATTGTCGACTATGGTCAAAAGAAAATTTTGCCGTGGATGTTTGCTTTATTGACCTTAGTTTTAGGTTATTCGGCGGGATTGTTCACTGAGGCACTGACATTAGGACAAATTTGTTTAGCTGTTCTAGTGATTTTGTATTTCCGCAAGCAAACTAAGCTGTACCATATCACTTATTTGTTAGGGACAATCATTTCTGCTATCGTCATGTTCTCTCATCCCGGTTATCGTGGGAAAAGTACTTATCGAGGGACCACTTTTGATCCAAAAGTTATTTGGAGTTGGTTCTCCAATGTGACACATTTTTGGTTGATTACTTTTAATATTGTTCTGTTAGCCGCAATTTTGTTAGCAATTTTGACTTTAGTTTTGAAATCAGACTTCTCAATGGTTAAAAAAATCAGTATGTCGATTATTTCAGCCGCGTTCTTGTTCTACTATGCGATTGCTAATGCCGTTTTAAGTACGATTCCGAAGAACGATATGTATGGCTATAATTCAATCAGTTTGCCAATTTCAGTGACCGATACTTTGGTCAGTTTGTTGCTAGTGATTTTTATCGGCTACAGCATTTTCACTTTTTATAAGACTGATGCCAAAATGTGGCTCTATTACTTGATGACCGGAATTATCGTTGGTCAATTGTTATTCGTATCGGCACCGGTTAATTGTCGTGGCTACTTTTTGACTTATGTCTTCATGTACTTGATTGCGATGCGTTTTGTAATTGATGCTTTCTCAAAGATTAAATTGATCAACTGGGCGATTGTTATTGCCGTAGTTGCGATGGGGGTAAGTTATCAATCGATGTTGTATCAAAACCGTCAAGTAAATCTAGAACGAGTATCTGATCCACAATTTTATAATGGTAAAGTCGAGTTAACTAAGCACGTTCCTTACCGTCAATTCGTTTGGTCAAATGATTTAATGAATCAACAGAATCCAACCTATTGGAAGAACTATTTAGGTAAGTAG
- a CDS encoding glycoside hydrolase family 73 protein — protein sequence MNKKWVASTALASVLAAVGVSSNASPVKAALSNDDGNQDDLDHKSTTDKKDPTVASVLDQQGAPINEDAADAIEANEDSGFNSVLPASAVAAVTQASTSAGVTKAQQQAFLDKIGPVAQAVGSQYNVYASVMMAQAIVESAWGTSTLSSQYNNYFGIKGDYNGSYVSFPTSEWSADKGYYTIYANFRKYPSATESFADNGALLRNGISGAKDFYKGTWKENTSSYKDATAWLQGRYATSPIYASTLNKIIETYNLTQYDNEASTGGTNDNSVSGTKTTIDDTATVTNQKSATIYINANPNQIAANRALGYDTKWHVSAKVVAADGTVYYQVAANEYVNAKDVQLDSEKSNPQVKISDTAIVVKNSGATVYSAANKKAATDRVLPYQSSWITTAYVVDDDGNTFYFVGTDAYILATDATLKSQQPNEDYKDDQITSYPDIVHVTATPSARAYDDKHNALAVSLANGTDWKIDQKSVHSDGSVWYRVATDQWVSANDVEVKGSNYVTSVSGMVKINYIPGYGVNVYNSPASNNKFTGTRLADGTTWRVTSKQIVDGQTWYKVNAGWVNGKYCIYNAD from the coding sequence ATGAACAAAAAATGGGTTGCCTCTACTGCTTTGGCTAGTGTTCTAGCGGCAGTTGGCGTATCATCGAATGCTTCTCCAGTGAAAGCAGCACTTTCTAATGATGATGGGAATCAGGATGACTTAGACCACAAGTCAACGACTGACAAAAAAGACCCTACTGTAGCCAGTGTTTTGGATCAGCAAGGGGCTCCAATCAACGAAGACGCAGCAGACGCCATTGAAGCCAATGAAGATTCTGGTTTTAATAGTGTTTTGCCAGCCAGTGCAGTAGCTGCTGTTACTCAAGCATCAACTAGTGCTGGAGTAACAAAGGCTCAACAACAGGCCTTTTTAGATAAAATTGGTCCCGTTGCTCAAGCAGTAGGATCTCAATACAATGTCTATGCATCAGTTATGATGGCACAAGCGATTGTTGAGAGTGCTTGGGGAACGTCGACTTTGTCTAGTCAATATAACAATTACTTTGGTATTAAGGGTGATTACAATGGCTCATATGTCAGTTTTCCAACTTCTGAATGGAGTGCTGACAAGGGTTATTACACGATTTATGCCAATTTTAGAAAATACCCTAGTGCAACGGAATCTTTTGCCGATAATGGTGCTTTATTGAGAAATGGTATCAGTGGGGCTAAGGATTTCTACAAGGGTACTTGGAAGGAAAATACTTCTTCTTACAAAGATGCAACGGCTTGGTTGCAAGGACGTTATGCAACTAGTCCAATTTATGCATCAACTTTGAATAAAATAATCGAGACCTATAATTTGACACAATACGATAACGAAGCTAGTACCGGTGGTACTAATGATAATTCAGTTAGTGGTACCAAGACTACAATCGACGATACCGCTACTGTAACGAATCAAAAATCTGCAACAATTTATATCAATGCTAATCCCAACCAAATCGCAGCTAATCGTGCTTTAGGCTATGATACGAAATGGCATGTTTCTGCTAAAGTCGTTGCGGCTGATGGAACAGTTTACTATCAAGTAGCTGCCAATGAATACGTCAATGCCAAAGATGTTCAATTGGATTCTGAAAAATCTAATCCACAAGTGAAGATTTCAGATACTGCCATCGTGGTAAAGAATAGTGGTGCGACTGTTTATAGTGCGGCTAATAAAAAAGCTGCCACGGATCGGGTTTTGCCATATCAATCCAGTTGGATCACTACTGCTTATGTAGTTGACGATGATGGCAATACGTTCTACTTTGTTGGAACTGATGCTTATATTTTGGCTACTGATGCAACTTTGAAGTCACAACAACCAAATGAAGATTACAAAGACGACCAAATCACCTCATATCCCGATATCGTCCACGTAACAGCTACACCAAGTGCTAGAGCTTATGATGATAAACACAATGCTTTGGCAGTTAGTCTAGCTAATGGGACCGACTGGAAGATTGACCAAAAATCAGTTCACTCTGATGGTTCAGTCTGGTATCGAGTAGCGACTGATCAGTGGGTCAGTGCAAATGACGTTGAAGTTAAAGGTTCTAATTACGTAACTTCAGTTTCTGGTATGGTAAAAATCAACTATATCCCAGGATATGGCGTTAACGTTTATAACAGTCCCGCATCGAACAACAAGTTCACGGGAACACGTTTAGCAGACGGCACTACTTGGCGAGTTACATCCAAACAAATCGTTGATGGACAAACTTGGTACAAAGTCAATGCCGGTTGGGTAAATGGTAAATATTGTATTTATAACGCTGATTAA
- a CDS encoding teichoic acid glycosyl transferase, which yields MRLNKTFIREWILPILFLIIIGFFVIGSSPVFKTNPWVDSNAMLTMGKSMLHGIVPYRDVIDQRGPLLYALFAVGASIKETSFSGVFFLQLVNLSVVYYLARRIAQDLKQNVIAPKYAGFMGPLALVGTSSFNLSGAPEEFAFTSVLYLLYVLNHYRQRVIDIPLKTYFWLGLNLSFIFWNKYSLSGSYIIFFLWVAVELLYKKDFKKLLQIIGASLLGFLLTAFIVAIYFGLHNAFKDLINIYFVQNLTSYRQTKQSFLGQVWYLLYLMGMQIKTHFVVFIFIICGWLKAISEKKHVVIEVAMYFGAVLFVCLQHWLDDYYTLIWMPFFAVALIRLLRLQKLRIAVFDKKLLAPVKILLAASLVIMPFVNNANLNHLVVSGEKHSLNGETHQAQEQFSKIMKSEYKKPSLLMINDLDEGFFLATDILPTTPFWQRLNMNYKQLPKMYWSFERNMRQKAVDFVIINIQAPPTNDRKTVLLQTKSSIDPHLHDALLNNYKVRSVASNSPNTYYVLFEKK from the coding sequence ATGAGATTAAACAAAACTTTTATACGTGAATGGATACTGCCAATATTATTTTTAATAATAATTGGCTTTTTTGTAATCGGTTCTTCACCAGTTTTCAAAACTAATCCGTGGGTCGACAGTAATGCCATGTTAACAATGGGAAAGTCGATGCTGCATGGAATAGTACCGTATCGTGATGTTATCGATCAGCGTGGTCCATTGTTGTATGCTTTATTTGCCGTGGGTGCAAGTATTAAAGAAACCAGTTTCTCGGGTGTATTCTTTTTACAATTAGTTAATTTGAGTGTTGTTTATTACTTAGCAAGAAGAATTGCTCAAGATTTGAAGCAAAATGTCATTGCACCTAAGTATGCTGGTTTTATGGGACCATTGGCCTTAGTTGGTACGAGTTCCTTTAATTTGAGTGGAGCGCCGGAAGAATTCGCCTTCACTTCAGTTTTGTACTTGTTGTACGTCTTGAATCATTATCGTCAGCGAGTTATTGATATTCCACTGAAGACTTATTTTTGGTTGGGATTAAATTTGAGTTTTATCTTTTGGAATAAATATTCCTTGTCCGGATCATACATCATTTTCTTCTTGTGGGTTGCTGTGGAGCTGCTCTACAAAAAAGATTTCAAAAAATTGCTCCAAATTATCGGTGCCTCACTATTAGGATTCTTGTTGACGGCATTTATCGTGGCAATTTATTTTGGATTGCACAACGCCTTTAAAGATTTGATCAATATTTATTTCGTTCAAAATTTAACTTCGTATCGGCAAACCAAACAAAGTTTCCTCGGTCAAGTCTGGTATTTGTTGTACTTGATGGGGATGCAAATCAAAACGCATTTCGTCGTCTTCATCTTCATAATTTGTGGCTGGCTCAAGGCAATCTCTGAAAAGAAACACGTTGTGATTGAAGTGGCAATGTATTTCGGAGCTGTTTTATTTGTCTGTTTACAACATTGGCTAGATGATTACTATACTTTGATTTGGATGCCATTTTTTGCAGTTGCTTTGATTAGATTGTTAAGATTGCAAAAACTAAGAATTGCTGTTTTTGATAAGAAATTACTAGCACCTGTAAAGATTTTGTTGGCAGCCAGTTTAGTCATCATGCCATTTGTTAACAATGCGAATTTGAATCATTTAGTAGTCAGCGGCGAGAAACATTCACTCAATGGTGAGACACATCAGGCCCAAGAACAATTTTCAAAAATCATGAAATCTGAATATAAAAAGCCATCACTTCTGATGATCAATGATTTGGATGAAGGATTTTTCTTGGCTACCGATATTTTACCAACGACACCTTTCTGGCAAAGATTGAATATGAACTACAAACAACTGCCTAAAATGTACTGGTCTTTTGAAAGAAATATGCGTCAAAAAGCTGTCGATTTTGTCATAATTAATATCCAAGCTCCACCAACTAATGACCGCAAAACCGTGTTGTTACAGACTAAATCTTCAATTGATCCGCATTTGCATGACGCTTTACTTAACAATTATAAGGTCAGATCTGTTGCTTCAAATAGTCCTAATACTTACTATGTTTTGTTTGAAAAAAAGTAG
- a CDS encoding sigma-70 family RNA polymerase sigma factor has translation MNEMELGFKDALQNQRLIHGALKRAHIYTTRVDYEDYFQEAMINYAQTYQQYVQDNGDMTKFHKFVFQKLTWRLIDMLRQEKRYFDFHSLEEFDFQRVPEDLSENKLDFVDFSELTEIDHDILQKHFIEGVPLVILAKRYNHTTRALRYRRDSLLKKLRHMSEH, from the coding sequence ATGAATGAAATGGAATTAGGATTTAAAGATGCACTACAAAATCAACGTCTGATCCACGGTGCTTTGAAAAGAGCCCACATTTATACAACTAGGGTCGACTATGAAGATTATTTCCAAGAAGCTATGATCAATTATGCTCAAACTTATCAACAATACGTGCAGGATAACGGCGATATGACGAAGTTTCATAAATTTGTTTTCCAGAAATTAACGTGGCGTTTGATCGATATGTTACGTCAGGAGAAACGTTATTTTGATTTCCACAGTCTTGAAGAGTTTGATTTCCAAAGGGTTCCTGAGGATTTATCTGAAAATAAGTTGGATTTCGTAGACTTTTCCGAGTTGACGGAGATTGACCATGATATATTGCAAAAACATTTCATTGAGGGGGTACCGTTAGTAATATTGGCGAAACGTTATAACCATACTACGAGAGCTTTAAGATACCGACGTGACAGTCTTTTGAAAAAATTACGACATATGAGCGAACATTGA